In Zonotrichia albicollis isolate bZonAlb1 chromosome 5, bZonAlb1.hap1, whole genome shotgun sequence, the genomic window AATGCTGACTCTTTCCACAGttaaaacttattttttctGATTGATTTCAGTACTCATCTGAGAAGCTGAACAAAAGTGGCAGCTTGTTCCCTTTCGAAATAAATGGTAAGTTCTTCAGGAACCTTAGCTGTGTTTTACTGAGGTAATTGGTATAGCAAGCAGCCTTTCTTTTGTAAATAAGGTGAGGGGGATGGAGCATGCTGCTGTAGAGCCTGCTGGTTTAAGCTGGTCTTTGAACAATACTGGGAATAGCTGGTTGTTAGTTTTGTACTTGTGATCTGCTTTGCATAGTAAAAAGCCCGtgtaacacttttttttttgttgttcaaTATCTGCCTTGGTGTGCAGAAGCACACTAATGCTGTTTTTCATGTTAAATCTTCAGATTGCTCAGCTAGAAATCTTTGCACACCTTGTTATATTCTTTGCCACACAGATCATCCAGCATGATGCAAACCTGAAGCTGAAGTCCAGTGCCCTCATAGAAGTGTTATTTGCCTTCATTCCCCCTTGGTCCTGTTAGAATAAGCTTCATCTAGCAAAAAGAAGAGTTCCAGTTATTGATATGTGAACTTTGTACTGCCTTATTAAGGCATGGAGTTGAAGTTTTGCATGTTATGTTTTCTCTGAGCAAGGAGGACCTTTATTTGCTCAGTGGGATTCCTCATAAAATGGGAATCTTGGTTTGTGAGAAGTTTCAAATGGTGCTTTGTCCAAACAGCATTACCAACTAGGCAGATATCCTGGTGGGAGTCTGCCATAGACCACCCGACCAGGATGAAGAGAGGCAGACAGAATACTCTGTAAGCAGCTGGGAGAAGCCTCCCAATTACTGGCCCTGTCATGGGGGACCTCAAGGTACCAGATGTCCGCTGGAAACACAATACAGCAGGGGGAAGCAGTCCAGGAGGCTCCTGGACCTTGTGGAAAAAAACTCCCTGATGCAGCTGATGAGCGAGCTCAGCCAGGGGAGAGACCTTGCTGGTTTTAAACAGGGAAGGACTGGTGGTGAGGTGGTGATCAGGGGCTGCCCGGGCTTGGATCCTTGGAGAAAGGAGGAGGCAGGGATGAGCAGAACCGCCAGCTGGCACTTGTGGAGGGCAGGAGTAGGAGGCTGGTGGGCAGAGTCCCTTGGGAGGCAGTCCTGAATGGCAGAGGAGTCCAGGAAGGCTGAATGTgctttcagaaggaaatgttaaaggtgcaggagcaggctgtTGAAAGACGAGCCAGTGGGGAAGATGGTTGGCCTGTTTGAACAGACAGCTTTGGCTGGAGCTCAAGGCTAAGGAGAAAAGCCAGGAGAGGTGACctttggagggagaggaaggCAACTCAGGAGGACTGTGAGGATGTTGTCAGGTTATGCAGGGAGACCATGAGAAGGGCCAGAGTTCAACAAGAAGCTGATCTGGCTACTGCCATAAAACacaatttaaaatgtttctgtaaatgCTTCAGCAACAGAAGGAGGGCTAAGGAAAATGTCCATCCTCTACTGGATGCAAGGAGGATATAGGGACAAGGGATGATGTAAGCTGAGGTATTTAgtgccttctttgcctcagtcctTAATAGTAAGACCAGTTGTTCTCTGGGTGCTCAGCCCCTTGACGTGGAagacagggatggggagcagaaTGAAGACCCCATAATCCCAGGGGAGATGGTCAGAGATCTGCTGCATCACTTTAGGcccacccagggctgtggggctgcatgGGACCCACGCAGGAGGACTGAGGGAGCCATGGATGGGGCTCACTGAGCCACTCTGGCATTAACCAGCACTCCTGTTCTCTGGGGAGGTACCAGGGACTGGAGGGCACCTGATGTGACGCTCACCTgccagcagggcctggaggaggatctgggagctgcaggcccGTCACTCTGGGCTTTGTGTGAGGCAGGTCCTGCTGGACCAACTCAATATTCTTTAACAAGGTGACCTGTCTTGTGCATGAGGGAAGGGCTTCTCCTGAATAGCAGgtaacaggacaagagggaacagCCTCAAATTGCACCAGGGGAGGCCTAGATTGCATGTTAGGAGaaatttcttcactggaagGGTTGTCAAGTATGGAAACTGGGTatccagggcagtggtggagtcaccatccctgcaggtatttaaaatacatgtaGATGAGGCACTTGGAACGTGGTTTAATGGTGGACTTGGTGGATTTAAGTTAATGATTGGACTCTGATCTTAGACCTGTTTTCCAGACTAAATTATTAGGTGCTTCTGCCATGTAAACAATTAAAACACAGATTCttgacttttttatttttacattaaacttttaaataaGTCTCCTAGCCTGGAAGAAAGCTTCctaaggattaaaaaaaaaaaaaaaatcaggtgagTTCCAGCTAGGAAATTCTCCTGCAGTAGATGCTAGGAGTTTCATACATTAGCTGGACCCCATTGTGTTGGCTCTTTTACTTGCATTGAATTATGGATGGTCCCTGCGTTGAAGAGCTTGCATGCTTAAGGCAAAGCACAGTATGTGGTTGTACCCATCTGAGAGAATGGAGGAGGAAGGACAGAGGAATTCTAATAAAACATGTTTGAATAGGCCAGCTGTCTGCACAGTTAAATGATTTTGAGACAATAGGGTGTTCTTTAAATAAGATCCAAATAAACAGGATAATCCATGACATACTTTGGGCATGGAACATGTACAACTATTTGGGTTTGCAACTTTTAAAGCTACTCAGCAAGTCTTTTCGCTGTTTATTACTCTAAAACTTAGTTTAGAAAATCAAGCATAAGAATATACTAGTATTCAGTGTTTAGGCTCTATCTAGGTTCTTAAAGTAGAtgtatgggaaaaaatgggtaTTTTAAATGCTCTGTCTTTAAAGCCAGGATAAGTGAAACTTATTTGGCTAATTGGTTTAAATTAGCAAATTTTCTAACCAAGCATGAAGCACTGTTAGCTGGCCaacagttttgctgcttttcaatTTGCAAATCCAAAGTCTGCTGTAGTTCTTCTTACACTTCATTGTATAATGTGGAGGAACAGCTGTAAAATGTGCAGAATGTTCTCAAAGAAACGCTTCACAAAAGAGCGAGAGGCTGCACTGGCAGACTGCTTTTAACCCAGCCTCGCCACTTCAGATGAGAAGTTGTGCACTGTGTCTGCATTCTCATCAAGACTTGCAGGGGGTTCTTAAGGGATACTTTATTTTATGCATTGCATTAAATTAAGATTTGAAGTTTTTTCTTATAGTCAGAATGTAAGGGGGGGAGCAACAGTCTTCGGTCTGATTTAACGTTATACTGTTTTAATTTAAAGTAAAGCttttcagagcagtgaatgTGAACATCCTTTGGAACTTTTCTTTAATAAGGTGTTTTTGATAGAAAAGCATAAGAGCTAAATGAAGAACAGCAGTTTGAAGTGATTATCCAGCTCTtgcataaaaaattaaaaagttccCTGATGGCTTCTTGCAAGAATCTGTGTTCTCAACAGCATCTTATGTTGTTAATCTGTTTTGTTTGTACCTGAGCTTGTTCACTAGTCTGATTTAATTGTAGTGTGTACTGTGCAGTAGGAAACTGTCGTGTTgctcactgaaaaaaaaccattgTAGTTATTCGGTGTAAAGGAAGATGTATTAGCAAGGTACATATATATTGGAATACCTCATTGGTTCCTGATTAAATACTTTGGTCTTTGTGTTTTTGAATTTTCTACTTATTTTTATAGCGTGAAATTTTGATTAGGACCTGAGTGTTTATGGCTCGTCCTTCTAAAGATGGTTTCGATGGCTTTACATTAGACTAGGCTTAACACGAATTGTTCTTTCTGCTGTCACCCTGACCTGTCTCTTGTGTTGCTTTCAGAAGACAGTCCTTGGAAAGCTCTGAATGGCGGTTACGCGGTGCAGGCGGACAGCAGCCGGAGCTCAGCGTACCCGTTCGCGGCGTGCCCGTTCAGCGCCGGCGCCGCCGGCCATGGCAGCCTGCCGTGGCAGCAGGAGGCGTCGGGCGCGTCCATGGTGTCGGGCTGGATCAGCGAGCTGAACCTCACCGAGAACGCGGGCCAGCCGCTGGCGCCGCCCACCAAGCGCCACTGCCGCTCGCTGTCGGAGCCCGACGAGCTGGCGCGCTGCCGCTCGCCCTGGAAGCCCGGCGGCTCCAAGGTGTGGACTCCTGTGTCCAAGAGACGCTGTaacagcggcggcagcgcgaccTTGCAGCGCTGCAACAGCCACGGAAGTgccaccttgcagagaagcacaAGCATCAGCCTGCCACAGAACATCCTGTCCCTAAACAACGTCTTCACCGTCACCAGCTTCAACACCTCTCCGGTACCCAGAccttcctctgccagcagcgggTTTGTGGACAGCAGCGAGGGCAGCACGAGCTCCAGCACCCGCTGGAATTCCGGCGGCCCTTGTGACTTTAACCCGAGGCGCCGCCTGTCCCTCTCGCAGGAGCACATCACGGAGACGGGGACCCTCTTGCCTTCAGCCAGCAGCACTCCCACCTCCACGCCCGAGCTCAGCCGGCGGCAGGGCCTGCTCCGGTGCCGCTCGCAGCCCTGCGTGCTGAACGAGAAGAAAAGCCGGCTGAAGCGCAGGCGGGAGGAGGATGTACGATGGAACAGGCCATCCTTAGACTTTTTTAAAATGACACGGGTGAGATTTTGCTTTGCTCGCTGTGGGATGGGAGCTCTTGCGGAAAGGGTGTTCCTAGATGAGCGGTGCTAATTTGTAGTTGTTGTAGGTGTGCTTGTGCCCTGGGTCTGTCACCTTTGGCAGGAGAGCAGGATGCTTGTGCTGTACCCTAATGCCACTTAGGTTCTGCCTGTGAAACCCAGTTCAAGATCTGAAGCATATAGAATATATTCTGATGTTCTGAAGCATACAGAATATATTTGGAAGCATATAGAATGCTGAGAGCTCTGGAAAGATGTTTAAAAGTAGTGACCACAGAAAAATGGCTTGCTTTTTGAAAAGCAAGGACGCCATGAGGAATGGAGTAGACATGGTAGGAAAAAGTTGATACCACTGTCTTCCCCCTTGCAATAATTTCGGAGTAATCTTACTTCCCTTGGTTTGAGTAATTCTATGAAGCTAAGTAAGAGCAAGCAGACCCCTGTATAAATGGATTGACTAAAGAAACTTCAAATAAGCAGTTGGAAAGAGGTAGTATTCTAATAAGGCAACTACAGGTGCTCTAGCTCAATGGAGAGGTGTTTTACTCCAGAATTTTCTTTAGAGTTGTACTTCCCTCCTCATCAGAGGTGCTGATTCAAGAGCTAGAAAACTTCAGTTCATGCCTATACTTTGTATGTAATACAAATGCATGTAGCAGAACTCACTTCTTTGGAGTTTCTTGATCAACAGAGTTGAGTGCTACAGTTAAAAATGTAAAACTGAGTCTGACATTATGGTCAGAGAACACTTTGTGCTTGTGAATATAACCCTACTGCCTTCAGTAGACAGCAGGCTTGGAAGGTTTGTGTGATAGTTCTGTTATGGCCAGTGGTGAGGAGGCAGTTTGCAAAAGCAGCAGTAAAATTGTAAGGAAGGAACACAGTTGTGCACCAGTGTCCCTTATGTGATGCACTGTGCAAAGGAAAAGCTGAATAGGATACAGTGTTGGCTAAAACATGCAGTGTGTGGTACCCAGTATTCGTAGGCTTTATATCAAAATACCAGTCAGACAGATACTGGAACTGTCTGATGCTAACTGATTTATATCCACTTGGGTAAAAGTCTCTATGATGACAACTGTCCTTCCCTTGTACTTTTGTGAAACAACTTCCTTATGTCTTAAAGGattttcctctttaaaaatATAACATTTTTGGTGGAGCTGTGGGGGTAAAGCAATCTGTGTAGTTACTGATAAGGTTGATAATCAGTTCTGTTCTAGGTATGACTAGACAGTGTTCTGAGTTTTGGCTAAGATGCAAGTTTGCTAGTTAGCTAATCAGATCTTACCTGTTTCTCTGTGTTAATCACTGCTGGGATTAGTTTGCTAATCTAGACCAGAAGTATTATTGGATTTGCCTTTCAACTGCCTGTGTGGTCTGGTGCAGGTTTCTTTATGTAAAATTGAAAACCTGCCCCTTTTTTTGCTAGGCTCAGTGCTTGCATTCTTCAAGCTCTGGAGGGGAGATGCAATATTTCAGGCCACTGAATAGCTTCAGTTGCTCAGATCTTACACCTTTTAAATAATCCATACAGCAGTGTGTATGGAGGAAACCTGTTACAGCCCATGTCTATAGGAAGTTTTTTGGCTGTTTAGAATTGCTGCAGAATTGTATATGCACTAATATTTAGCCAGTCTTGACTGTTTTTTCCTGTAAGACTCTTTTGAAGTGATGATTTCATGATGAGTAGTTTATTCTGCAGTGTCAAGACCTGATGCTTTCTTTCCAGCTATTTCAGTAGAATCTTCCTATTAAGATACTACTGTGTGGTTTAATCCAAGGCACAAACTATAGCTTGGAAATACATCAATTTCCAAACATGCTAAACCTTAATGAAAGCATCTGTTGAAAAATGAGGCAAGTACTGGAAACATTTGAAGCAAAAATTGAATTAAGTTTCCAAGGAATATCAGGGTTTTTAGAATGTCAGCTTGCTGACCCATTTTATTGTAGAAGTCTTCTTATCTTACCTTCTCTGCATGCCCCAAATCCTAGCAGATGTATATGCTTTGAAATTTACATTGTGGTCTTAAGCAAAATGACTGCTGTGCGCAATGTCCTGAGCTAATGCTACAGAGAGCTTGTGTGGAAGTGTCACACAAGATGGGCTGCATCTGCATAGAGCTCAGTGAAGATGGGGCTTCCATTAGGGGAAGTTCAGTCAGACCTTCCTTTCATGTATCTTGATGGCTCCTTATTGTTtccaaaaatactttttctgtgATTCAAATTCACTTCCAAGTCAGTTTGTGAAAGACCTCTGTTGAAAACAAGTGCTTTTAAGGATTTTTGTTTTAAGCTTTACTGCAAATATTTTGATGTTCTCAAATCTTCCTAAAAAGCTCAACTTACCAGGTGGTTGCTCAAAACCAGGTCAGCAGTTAGATAATAGTGCTTGTGGAGAAGTTAACATGGGGCAGATATGATTTATGATAGATCTGAAGGTGGTATATTGGAGCTACAACTGCTTGAAGATGAAAGTTTTGGGGCTGCAGACATTTCTGCCAATGCTCTGGTGTCCTGAGAGGTTTGCACAAACACTTGCTGAAGTTACACAAGGCTTCTCAGCAAGGAATTCTCTCAAATCAGTATTTTTCAGCACTAAAGGATTTGTTTACTTCAGCTTGAAGCAAGGGTTCTTACATTTGAATGAAGATCTTGAATAGCTGTGGTTGGGTGAAGCTTTAGAGGCAGAAGGGAATGAAAggtgtgttttattttcttgtttttgttttgctgttggttttttgttttgggcttATTTCCATTACTGAACTGGTTTTTTTGCTAGTTGAGTTTTGAAAATGTGCTTGTTGGTTGTTGCTTCAGTCCCTATTAATTTGATAAATATTAGTGCTAGAAAATCAAAAGTGTAATTCTGACAGTAAAGTTTCCATTGTCATTGCTTTTAAAGTTCAGAATTCATTGATGAGAAAATTCAGATAATTAATTTATCCATGCCTCGATTTCTGTCCTTGTTCCTGGCTTGCTCCTTCCACTGTTGCATCCTTAATATTCTGATTTCCACCTTTATTTAGAAGAGGTAAAGAAGTTGGGCAGGCAGCTCTGAATACCATAAACTGTTTATTTCTGTGTACTTTGACTTTGTTTTATTCTTCCACAGACCTTCACACTTCACTCCCCCTCTGGTTTAGGTTTTCATGCCCTCTTGGGAAGGAATATGCCATACCTTCAATTCTGGTGGAAAATGCTACATTAATATCCAGTAAAGTGAGTGATTCATGTATGCAGAAAGAGATGGAAGCGTTCAGGCAGATTGCTGTACAGGCCTGCTTAGCTCTCACGTAGTGCTAAATTCGGGAAGCATCTTTTTCTGCACTAGAAGCTGAAAATCCAAACTTGTGAAACATCAGACCTTCTAGGACATGTAGACAGCTGTAAAAACAAGTGGAAAAGACTGTAGGACAAGATAACACAAGCATTAGCTGTTTGCAGCCCCTGAAGGCACACAGTTACTCTGTCCGTTCAGTGTTGTGTGCAGGGAGAGCCGTGGGAGCTGCAGCGCAGCAGAAGGCAGGCGGCGTGTGTGCCCCGTGAGCGGCGTGTGTGCCCCGTGAGCGGCGTGTGTGCCCCGTGAGCGGCGTGTGTGCCCCGTGAGCGGTGTGTGTGCCCCGTGAGCGGTGTGTGTGCCCCGTGAGCGGTGTGTGTGCCCCGTGAGCGGTGTGTGTGCCCCGTGAGCGGTGTGTGTGCCCCGTGAGCGGTGTCTGTGCCCCGCGAGCGGTGTCTGTGCCCCGCGAGCGGTGTGTGTGCCCCGCGAGCGGTGTGTGTGCCCCGCGAGCGGTGTGTGTGCCCCGCGAGCGGTGTGTGTGCCCCGCGAGCGGTGTGTGTGCCCCGCGAGCGGTGTGTGTGCCCCGCGAGCGGTGTGTGTGCCCCGCGAGCGGTGTGTGTGCCCCGCGAGCGGTGTCGGTGCCCCCGCGAGCGGTGTGTGTGCCCCGTGAGCGGTGTCGGTGCCCCCGCGAGCGGTGTGTGTGCCCCGTGAGCGGTGTGTGTGCCCCGTGAGCGGTGTGTGTGCCCCGTGAGCGGTGTCTGTGCCCCGTGAGCGTTTGCTCACAGGCAGATCAGAGGGAGCAATGAGGCGCTGGCTGCAgcgggcagtgccagccctccCTGGCAGCGGGCACTGTCACTGCCACCGTGCTGTGTGCAGATGCTGAGCGTGGCCAGCAGCCTCTCTGCGCTCTCCTGCAGCAAACCCGCTCTGTCTGAGGCTGCCCGCAGTGACCCAGGGTGGTGTTTACACTGCTAactgcagctggagcacagaAACGTTTCTTTGCTCAAGTGGGAACTGCTGAGCTTTTTCCAGCGTTCTGCTTCGTGAGTTATGTCAGTTGATCCTGAGGTGCGACAAGGCAAGAGCAGCCAAGGGGTTGCACGTGTTTTTTGGTGTGTAAGCAAGTTTTACTGTGACAGTGAGATTTAATTCTGTTTTAGATCAAACACCACACTGTAGTTTGAAGTCTTTCTGATGTTCAACATTCTTGTGTTACTCCTCCCCCAGTGTGGTGGCATGAGGTTCCAGAAAGTAATAATCCTGGTAGCATACTTTAAAATCCCAAACTGTTTGTGTTTTCTGTGAAGTGGTGCTTGGTCTGGTTAAGTAGTGAACACCAAATACCTGGCTTTATCCACATCAGTAATAGTTTCAGCTATTGAATCCTGGGGCATCTCATGCATTAGTTAACATTAGACTGATAAGACAACACAATGAAGAGTTTTAAGGGTCTTTAAACGGTCAAATAACTCAGGACTGAAGCTGTACTTTCCTAGTACAGGGTGCTTCTTTTCTTAGAAATGCTTGAAAGTCATCTGGATTTTCTACTACTGGGTTTTCTTGGTCCTGAGAGCTCCTAAATGCCACCCCAGGTCAggtcagagctgcagctggcaccctgcccagccagagcagctgctgtagGGATGCAGGAGCAACG contains:
- the FAM53A gene encoding protein FAM53A isoform X1 gives rise to the protein MVTLITEKLQNQSLDDLTCKTYNINLYSSEKLNKSGSLFPFEINEDSPWKALNGGYAVQADSSRSSAYPFAACPFSAGAAGHGSLPWQQEASGASMVSGWISELNLTENAGQPLAPPTKRHCRSLSEPDELARCRSPWKPGGSKVWTPVSKRRCNSGGSATLQRCNSHGSATLQRSTSISLPQNILSLNNVFTVTSFNTSPVPRPSSASSGFVDSSEGSTSSSTRWNSGGPCDFNPRRRLSLSQEHITETGTLLPSASSTPTSTPELSRRQGLLRCRSQPCVLNEKKSRLKRRREEDVRWNRPSLDFFKMTRTLKNSKSLCSLDYEDDDDDTQMKTIVSSPCDSNDLMSMVTPGCSPVQEQLGEGRPCQGRQCQGRECQRAGDSDEDTSDCESHEEGIFPLDCGDLDLEQIENN
- the FAM53A gene encoding protein FAM53A isoform X2, whose translation is MVTLITEKLQNQSLDDLTCKTYNINLYSSEKLNKSGSLFPFEINDSPWKALNGGYAVQADSSRSSAYPFAACPFSAGAAGHGSLPWQQEASGASMVSGWISELNLTENAGQPLAPPTKRHCRSLSEPDELARCRSPWKPGGSKVWTPVSKRRCNSGGSATLQRCNSHGSATLQRSTSISLPQNILSLNNVFTVTSFNTSPVPRPSSASSGFVDSSEGSTSSSTRWNSGGPCDFNPRRRLSLSQEHITETGTLLPSASSTPTSTPELSRRQGLLRCRSQPCVLNEKKSRLKRRREEDVRWNRPSLDFFKMTRTLKNSKSLCSLDYEDDDDDTQMKTIVSSPCDSNDLMSMVTPGCSPVQEQLGEGRPCQGRQCQGRECQRAGDSDEDTSDCESHEEGIFPLDCGDLDLEQIENN